The Thermus antranikianii DSM 12462 DNA segment GGGGTGGCTCGCTTAGGGCCGCCACGTAGGGGATGGTCAGAGCTTTTAGGAAAGGTTCCAGCCAGATGGCGAGCTTTCGTTGGGTGCCGTCTGGGCCCCGCAGGGGGAGGCCTTCCAGGGTTCCCTCCGCCTCAGCCCTGAGGAGGAGGGGGCGGCCTTCCCGGTTCAGGCCCCGGGCCAAAAGGGCCAGCACTTCCTGTTCCAAGGCTCCCTGCAGGATGTAGGGCTGGGTGGGGGAGAGCTGGGCCAAAAGGGCCCGCACCTCCTCCCCTATTCCCAGGCCCTCGGCTAAGGGGACCAAAGCCTGGGCCAGCTCCCCCCCCAGGTTGAGGAGGAAGGGTTCCTTGCCCGGCAAAGCGGAAAGGGCACGGTTCAAGGCGGCTAGGAGGACTCCCTTGCCCGTGGCCGGCCCCCCCACCACCACCATCTGGGGCTTCCCCCCGGCTTCCAGCTCCTTCAGAAAGCGTCGGAAGATGCGGCGCTTGTCCCGGCCCAGGGTCTTGCGGGCGCTTTCCAGGAAAAGCTCCGCCGGGGGAGGGGGGGGTGGGAGGCCCGCCTCCTGGTACAGGTCGGCGATGACCCCGTAAAGCCTTTCCTTCTCCTCGGGGCTTCCCAGGTCCTTGTAGAGGATGTTGCGCACGGTCCCCGCCTTCCCGCCCCGCTCGGCCATGAGGGCCTCGAGCCACCTTAAGGAGCCCCGCTTGCCCCGATGGTCCCGGCCCTTAAGGTGGGGACGGAGGTCTTCCAGGTAGCGCAGCCAGGGTGTATTGGCCTCTGGCATGGTGATTACACTATATCAGCTTTGGTGTGCCTTCGGTCTACCACAGAAAAGGAGTCTGCCGCCCCCGGGTTTGGAGGGCGGCGGTCAGCGGACTTTCTGCCGAGCCTAGCGCACGGGTTCGTTGAACTGGGCCTCCTCGGTGGAGCCCTTGAGGGCCAGGGTGGAGGCCTCCCCTTGGGTGAGGGCCAGGAGCACCTCGTCGAAGTAGCCCGCCCCCACCTCCCGTTGGTGCTTCACGGCGGTGAAGCCCTGGGCCTGGGCCAGGAACTCCTTCTGCTGGAGTTCCACGAAGGCGGGCATGCCTCGGGCCTTGTACTCCTTGGCCAGCTCCCAGGTGTAGTAGTTCACGGTGTGCCAGCCCGCCAGGGTGATGAACTGGAACTTGTACCCCATCTCCCCCAGCTCCCGGTTGAACTTGGCGATGGTTTCGTCGTCCAGGAACTTCTTCCAGTTGAAGGAGGGGGAGAGGTTGTAGGCGAGGAGCTTATCCGGGAACTCCCTCTTCACCGCCTCGGCGAACTTGCGGGCCTCCTCCAGGTCGGGCTTGGAGGTCTCCATCCAGATGACGTCGGCGTAGGGGGCGTAGGCCAGGGCCCGGGCGATCCCTGCCTCGAGGCCGTTTTTCACCCGGTAGAAGCCCTCGGGGGTGCGCTCCCCAGGCAGGATAAAGGGCCGATCCCGCTCGTCGATGTCGCTGGTGATGAGGGTGGCGGCCTCGGCGTCCGTGCGGGCGATGATCACCGTGGGCACCCCCATGACGTCCGCTGCCAGGCGGGCAGCCTGCAGGGTGCGGATGTGTTGGGAGGTGGGCACCAGGACCTTGCCTCCCAGGTGGCCGCACTTCTTCTCCGAGGCCAGCTGGTCCTCGTAGTGGATGCCGGCGGCCCCGGCCTCGATCATGGCCTTGGTGAGCTCGAAGACGTTCAAAGCCCCGCCGAAGCCCGCCTCGGCGTCGGCCACGATGGGCACGTACCAGTCCCGGGTCACCTTGCCCTCGGAGCGCTCGATCACATCGGCTCGCATCAGGGCGTTGTTGATGCGCTTCACGATCTGGGGCACCGAGTTATAGGGGTAGAGGGACTGGTCGGGATAGGTCTGCCAGGCCAGGTTGGCGTCCGCGGCCACCTGCCAACCGGAAACGTAGATGGCCTCCAAGCCGGCCCGCACCATCTCCACCGCCATGGCCCCGGTGTAGGCCCCGAAGGTGTGCACGTAGGGTCGCTCGTGCAAAAGCCGCCAGAGCTTCTCCGCTCCTCGCTTGGCCAGGGTGTACTCCACCTTCACGCTGGGGCGAAGCCGGACCACGTCCTCAGGCCGGTAGTCCCGCTTCACTCCCTTCCACCGGGGGTTGGTCGCCCAATCCCGCCGAAGTTCCTCCGCTTCCTGCTGCATCTCTGGGGTCAGCACGCTCAGAGGGTCCATGAGCCACCTCCAAGGGTCAGTCTGGAGGTGGGAGAGGTTACAGTGTAGGGTGTAAGGTCAGGGACTTGACACCCGGTGGTGGTGTGTCCTCCTATTAGCTACACCGGTTAGTACCGTTAGTTTAGTTGGGTTGTTTTATTTCACCTGCTGGGCGGCGATGAGGAGGGGGTCCCAGACGGGGCTGTAGGGTGGGGCGTAGGCTAGGTCTAGGCTCAGGAGGTCCTCCACCGTGCCCCCCTGGTGCAGGAGGGCGGCCAGGGCGTCGATGCGCAAGGCCCCGTGCCCATGGGCCACCACCGCCCCGCCCAGGAGTTTTCCCGTGCCCTCCTCGTAGATAAGCTCCACCCATAGGGGCTGGCTTCCCGGGTAGTAGTGGGCCCCGTCCCGGCTTTGGATGAAGACCTTCCTGGCCTGGAAGCCTTCCTTTAGGGCGGCTTCCTGGGAAAGCCCGGTGGTGGCCACCGCCAGACCGAAGGCCTTGAAGATGGCGGTGCCCACCACCCCGGCGAAGCGGGCCTCCTTGCCGGCGATCACCGTCCCGGCGGTGCGGCCGTGCTTGTTGGCCACGTCCCCCAAGGGAAGCCAGTAGGGGCGCTTGAGCACCTGGTGGAAGCTTTCCGCCACATCCCCGGCGGCATACACTCCCTCCAGGTTGGTGCGCATCCTCTCGTCGGTGGCGATGGCTCCCGTGGAACCCAGGGCCACCCCCATGGCCTGGGCCAAAAGGGTGTTGGGCTTGATCCCCGTGGCCACCAGCACCAGGTCGGCGGGCACCACGCCTTCCGAGGTCTCCACCGCCTCCACCCGGCCCTGGCCCCTTAGGGCCTTCACCTCCACCCCGGTCCAGACCTCCACCCCGTGCCGCTCCAGCTCCTCCTTAAGGAGGTTCCCCACCTCCTGGTCCCAGTGGGGTAGGGGACGGTCCTTGAGCTCCAGGAGGGTCACCTCGAGGCCCCGTTTGCGGAAGGCCTCGGCCACCTCGAGGCCAATGTACCCGGCCCCCAGGATGGCAGCCCTTTGGGCTCCCTCCAGGGCCTTGAGGAGGCTTTCCCCATTCTCCATGCTCCTTAAGGTGTAGACCCCTTCCTGCTCCGTGCCCGGGATGGGGGGAAGGCTCGGCCTGGCCCCGGTGGCCAGGACCAGGTAGTCGTACCGGTCCTGGAAGGTACGTCCCTCCTGGTGGTCGAAGACGGTGAGGGTCTTAAGCTCCGGGTCCACGTCCACCACCTCGTGATGGACGTGGATGTGGATCCCCTGCTTCCGGAACTCCTCCGGGGTCCTGGCCACCAGCTTTTCCAGACGGGGGATCTCCCCGGAAAGCACGTAAGGCAGGCCGCAGGCCCCGTAGGAAACCCACCCTGATTTCTCGTAGACCACCACCTCCAGGTCCGGGTTCTCCCGCTTGGCCTTAAAGGCGGCGGAGGCCCCGCCCGCCACCCCCCCGATCACCACCAGCCGCTTGCCCATAGGGGGTATTGTGCCACAGGCGGGGTGGGCGGGATGTCCCGGGGAAAGGGCAGGGGGTGGCTACCGCGGGGGCCCAGGCACCTCCTGCCGCACCAGGCGCCCTCCCTTGAGGTAGAGGATCCGTTCCGCCTGGGCGGCCAGCTCCAGGTCGTGGGTGACCAGGATCAGGGTGCGCTTTTTCCCGGCTTCAAAGAGCAGGGATGCCACCTGCTCCCGGGAGGCGGCGTCCAGGTTGCCGGTGGGCTCGTCGGCAAAGAGGATAGGGGGGTCCAGGGCTAGGGCCCGGGCCAAGGCTACCCGTTGCTGTTCCCCGCCGGAAAGGCGGCTTGGCAGGTGGTGGGCCCTTTCCAGAAGCCCCACCCTTTCCAGGAGCCCTAAGGCCCTTTCCTTGCGGGCTTTAGGGGGAAGGCCCGCCAGGAGGAGGGGGAAGGCCACGTTTTCCCAGGCGGTGAGGGTGGGGATGAGGTTCCACTGCTGGAAGACGAAGCCCATGTGCTGAAGGCGCACCTCGGCCCTTTGGTCCTCGGAAAGCCGGTGCAAGGCCAGCTCCCCCAGGTACACCCCTCCTTCCGTGGGCAGGTCAAAGCCCGCAAGGAGGTTTAGCAGGGTGGTTTTGCCGCTACCCGAGGGTCCCACCACCGCGGTGCTTCCTTGGGGGAAGGCGAAGGTAAACCCTTCCAGGGCCATCACTTCCTTCTCCCCTTGCCGGTAGCGCTTGCCCAGGTTTTCCGCCCGCAGGACGCTCGTCATATCCTTCCTCCTGGCTGCTCCGGAACAGCCCCCGAGAAGGGGGTTTACTCCTGGGAAAGCCAAGGTGGTCTCAAACCCTCCCCAAAGCCTCCACCACGGGAATCCGGCTGGCGTGGTAGGCGGGGAGGATCCCCGCGGAAAGCCCAAGCCCCAGGGCCACGAGAAGGGCGAAAAGGGAAAGCCTGGGGGTGACGGCGGAAAGGGCTAAGCCCACCTGCTCCAGGGTGTAGAGGTTGATGGCCTGGGAAACCGCGCTTCCCAGGAGGAGGCCCAGCAGCCCCCCCAAGGAGGAGAGGAGGAGGGCCTCCAGCACCACCAGCCGGAAGATGAAGCCCCGCTTGGCCCCGAGGGCGCGCATGACCCCGAACTCCCGGGTGCGCTCGTACACGGACATCATCACCGTGTTGGCCACCAGAAGCCCCCCCACCGCCAGGGCCACCAAGCTGATGCCGAAGCGCACCAGGTCGCTGATGCGCAAGGCCCTTTCCGCAAAGCGCATCACGTCCCCCGTGGTCTGGGTCTTGAGGCCGGGGAGGCTGGCCTCGAGGGCCCGGGCCACCTCCTCCGCCTTCTGCCCGGGGTTCAGGGCCACGAGAAGCGCGGTGTAGTTTTGCGTGCCCAAGACCTCCTGCAAGGGCTTTAGCGGAACGAAGATGAGGTTGTCGGCAAGCCCCCCGCCTTCCTCCAGGATGCCCTCCACCCGT contains these protein-coding regions:
- the aceA gene encoding isocitrate lyase; protein product: MDPLSVLTPEMQQEAEELRRDWATNPRWKGVKRDYRPEDVVRLRPSVKVEYTLAKRGAEKLWRLLHERPYVHTFGAYTGAMAVEMVRAGLEAIYVSGWQVAADANLAWQTYPDQSLYPYNSVPQIVKRINNALMRADVIERSEGKVTRDWYVPIVADAEAGFGGALNVFELTKAMIEAGAAGIHYEDQLASEKKCGHLGGKVLVPTSQHIRTLQAARLAADVMGVPTVIIARTDAEAATLITSDIDERDRPFILPGERTPEGFYRVKNGLEAGIARALAYAPYADVIWMETSKPDLEEARKFAEAVKREFPDKLLAYNLSPSFNWKKFLDDETIAKFNRELGEMGYKFQFITLAGWHTVNYYTWELAKEYKARGMPAFVELQQKEFLAQAQGFTAVKHQREVGAGYFDEVLLALTQGEASTLALKGSTEEAQFNEPVR
- a CDS encoding ABC transporter ATP-binding protein translates to MTSVLRAENLGKRYRQGEKEVMALEGFTFAFPQGSTAVVGPSGSGKTTLLNLLAGFDLPTEGGVYLGELALHRLSEDQRAEVRLQHMGFVFQQWNLIPTLTAWENVAFPLLLAGLPPKARKERALGLLERVGLLERAHHLPSRLSGGEQQRVALARALALDPPILFADEPTGNLDAASREQVASLLFEAGKKRTLILVTHDLELAAQAERILYLKGGRLVRQEVPGPPR
- a CDS encoding FAD-dependent oxidoreductase, with the translated sequence MGKRLVVIGGVAGGASAAFKAKRENPDLEVVVYEKSGWVSYGACGLPYVLSGEIPRLEKLVARTPEEFRKQGIHIHVHHEVVDVDPELKTLTVFDHQEGRTFQDRYDYLVLATGARPSLPPIPGTEQEGVYTLRSMENGESLLKALEGAQRAAILGAGYIGLEVAEAFRKRGLEVTLLELKDRPLPHWDQEVGNLLKEELERHGVEVWTGVEVKALRGQGRVEAVETSEGVVPADLVLVATGIKPNTLLAQAMGVALGSTGAIATDERMRTNLEGVYAAGDVAESFHQVLKRPYWLPLGDVANKHGRTAGTVIAGKEARFAGVVGTAIFKAFGLAVATTGLSQEAALKEGFQARKVFIQSRDGAHYYPGSQPLWVELIYEEGTGKLLGGAVVAHGHGALRIDALAALLHQGGTVEDLLSLDLAYAPPYSPVWDPLLIAAQQVK
- a CDS encoding ABC transporter permease, with product MEILSMALRNLLARPVRSLLTLLGVLIATTSMVLFLSFGEGLRRSLAQELARVGPAIQLVPEGMEGLGFSGYPEITPEEYRRAVAAGKELGVRSIIPTLFLVRGGFDPQTSFFFQGLPQGVAPDLLYPGVRVQEGGLLPSAKGAVVGAKVAKRSQLSLGSPLRLSPRVELRVEGILEEGGGLADNLIFVPLKPLQEVLGTQNYTALLVALNPGQKAEEVARALEASLPGLKTQTTGDVMRFAERALRISDLVRFGISLVALAVGGLLVANTVMMSVYERTREFGVMRALGAKRGFIFRLVVLEALLLSSLGGLLGLLLGSAVSQAINLYTLEQVGLALSAVTPRLSLFALLVALGLGLSAGILPAYHASRIPVVEALGRV